AATACCGCCTTTGGTGCTTAGGctctattaaaataaaaaaaataaaaatggaggcTTGTTGGGGACATTGCCCTGGTGAAATtggtgtttccttttttttaaaaaaaaatatatttatgtatttattttgattattttttaaataaatttttttattattattattattttaattttaattatctatttttttttttttacattggtgTTTCCAACACACATTCGTCCTTTGATGTGGAATCTACATGAATCCTCAatagaaataaacagaaaaaaaaataaataaataaatttgaaaatgttttgtagCCTCCGTTTGAAAATTGTTGTGAATCTGCTTCTGGAATCCGGTCTAACTTCCCACTAAAACCAGTTTCACACCAGAATCTTACAAACATGTGAAGCAAAAGACTGCTTTTACCGACAGCGTGATCCTGACTCACCCTCTTCAGAGCCGTGCAGACTTTGTATGCGTTGCCGtagcaacacaaacacaaagcatGTGTTTCCCCAAGTATGCAGCGGGAGTACAGTCAGAGCTCCACCCACTGGCTGACTGTGCTGCCCTGAGCGTGATCATCTAATACAACTGTTGTGTTTTCTTTCCCTCATGCAAACCAAGACTTTGGCTTTGATCTATCAGACGCCCTTGATGAGGAAGCGAGTGAGTGACTTCCTTTTCAAAAAGGCCTCTTTTTTTTGCCTGAAATGTCATCGTGCTCCTGTAACGCCATCGATTTGTGTTTGTCCCCTCAGAGCCGACACCCCCCAAGCCAGCAGAGAAACCCAAAGATACAGGAGGTGTGTATCGTCTTTACTGCAAAAGTGCAATATTAAGCATCAATCAAAGGACAGTTAGCTTTGCTTTTTCCAgctataatatttatttatttattcgtaTATGTCTATGTGTCCTcttatttggtttgtttttgttatcttggattttgttgtattttgtgttttgttgtgattttggatgttttttatgtgttgttttgtttttttatttttttttttttttcataatttttgtattttggttatTGATCTGTGggttttcagagtcattttgtttttttttgttgttttgttagtaTATCTGGAGtctatatattttctgttatttttgtgtatttttggtgtaatACTGTGCACTTctcgtgttgtgttttttttgtcatttgtgtattttggtagttattcttgttgtttttggagtcattttgtataacattttgtcattttgtctatttaacTGACATTTACACATTATTATGACACTTTCCACCCATTTCATGTGGAAATACAGAATATTTTTATGTGCAGTTGTTGATGGAAAGTTGTCCATagtttatattgtgtgtgtattcGGATGAACTACTAGCTGTAGCAACACGGCTAATGCATCTCTGTAGGTGTGATTACCACTGAGAGGGGTTAGATGTAACTCCTGCAGCAGTTTTACCCACAATGCATTTGTTCTCTGCAGATGGCTTGGACCTCCTCGATGCTTTTGGCCCAGGTAACATCTTAATGACAAAAGTGCACACATgtattatttgtttacattcatCCCTTCATTAAGTCACAATTCTTTCTTTATCGTCTCAGATCCTGTAACGGACAAACCTCCCGTTAAACCACCCTACAGCGGAGGAGGTAAGTTTAGATATGTTTTTCAGATCACGCACTCATTATTTTGACTTCTACTTGCATTGAAGTCACAATTTACAATATTAGCATCTCGTATTTTCTGTTTCTGGGTATACAAATTCCGTTTTAATTGGATTGCCCTGATTTGATGTATTTACTGATAACTAAACGTCCCAAACTCATGCCAGAAAGACTTAATAGGGTGGAATTAAGTCAATTCTAGTAAATGTTTGTGGTTTTTGAAGCTTCAGAACTTGAAATGGTATGCTAAAATTCATAGCAAACGATTCCAGAATTCCAGGTTTCCCATTTCCGTTCCATCAGCTTTCTCTAAATAGATGTCATTAGTGGCTAATAAACTTCCCGGACTTATGCTACATAATCTCAGTGCGAGCTTGTTTGGCACGAGATTTGACATTACTGTCCTTTTTTCATTGGGTCACCAGTTTTATGGTCACAAATGCTGTAGAAAGGCTTGATATATTAAGGTGCTCATACGTTCCGCGTCCTATAGCTAATTTCATGATTTCTGTCACGTTCCATGATCAAGGTCAAGTGGAGGCCCTACAATAAACAATCAAATCATAGCAGTCAGTTCCTCCAGAAATCAAGCAAAATTTACAGCCAGAACTTGaaaattggaataaaaaacGGAATTTGTACAACCTGTGGGCTTTTTCTTTGCCTGATTTACAAACATCTCAAATAAGGAGCACTTATTCAGGTGCACATTGATTAATACGCTTTCAAATAACTGGATAATGTttccaaagatttttttttttttggccaatttttgGGCAAGTTGCgctgtttttttatctttaactcaaaataacaaaacccgTATTTTAATCTATTAGGCAACCAACCTTAATAATCAATCTTCTAAAAGTTTATTAAAGGCTTAAACACAAGTAAGCAGCTCCCTTTTACTACACAAAGTATTATTGGAGACTTTTGCAGATGAAAACGTTGATCGTTTCTCTTTACAATGAGCAACATTTAGCTCAGTCCTCGTTAAAAGTCCAAGATTTTTCAATAGACTTTGgtgttaataatattaatgcatttCTACAATACTCACTCTTTAGGACAGTAAAATAGGTCATTCTAAGACAAATTACTGTAGGGATTATTCTCTGTATCATTGGAAAATGTGGTTATCATACTGGGAAACTGTTCCAACtgctgtgtttatttatttgtatgtttgttttcagGTGGTGGACACTTTGGCGACTCAGACTTAGACTTTAACAAGAACGACGGCAGAAAACCTGGAGGTGAGTTAAATACTCTGGTATATTTCGCTCCTTTGCTGTGATTAGCATGCTGTATGAATGACCGGGTCCTTTGTTTACAGGCGGTGGAGGATTCAGTGACACCGATCTGGTGGACAACTTCGACCCTGATGGAGGCAAATCAGGAGGTAGGACATCAGTTTGTTTgttcctctttaattcaaacACTAGGCAGCATCTTTGTGATTGTAAATATTGTCCTTTCTCTTCTGAATCCAGGTGGCAGAGACTACGATACTCGTGGTGAGTTGTTTGCTATTGATTTTGgatctgtttattgttttgttgcttCGGCTTTATTTACTTGgtactaaaccccaaaaccactttttttctgctgaaaacaaatgtatttattttaggtaTTAAATAGTGCTGTTAATTGATTCtggtccaacttttaacattttagtcaaagtatctAAATTTGGCGTATtgtgttgtaaaatgtgagagtgactgctctctatgggttgaaaccttgctattacaattgatatTGCTATTGGCTGACACCGAAATTCTGTGATGTCACTGGACAATCGTgcatcactgttggccccgcccctcctataaaaactagcacctgtggcgAGGagattggattgagagaattgtaaaTAGAGAGCTATACTGAGTGTTAAGTAGCTAGTTAGTATAGCAtatattgttctttggagattttataatatagactgggcgtgtcttaatttctcc
This is a stretch of genomic DNA from Gouania willdenowi chromosome 2, fGouWil2.1, whole genome shotgun sequence. It encodes these proteins:
- the cd99 gene encoding CD99 molecule isoform X2 gives rise to the protein MKVYLRILLLTCLVIGTLTQDFGFDLSDALDEEAKPTPPKPAEKPKDTGDGLDLLDAFGPDPVTDKPPVKPPYSGGGGGHFGDSDLDFNKNDGRKPGGGGGFSDTDLVDNFDPDGGKSGGGRDYDTRGGADQPEDLDLPWGQIQKMLNANMPEEFYMWLSNMRQVLAPLLQRALDLLQAIP
- the cd99 gene encoding CD99 molecule isoform X1: MKVYLRILLLTCLVIGTLTQDFGFDLSDALDEEAKPTPPKPAEKPKDTGDGLDLLDAFGPDPVTDKPPVKPPYSGGGGGHFGDSDLDFNKNDGRKPGGGGGFSDTDLVDNFDPDGGKSGGGRDYDTRGGADQPEAKAEPGKIAGIVSAVGVAILGAASSYIAYQKKKLCFKLQGGEDPEKGQRGTHSEPQVLSNLLQNN